A DNA window from Pungitius pungitius chromosome 1, fPunPun2.1, whole genome shotgun sequence contains the following coding sequences:
- the LOC119222165 gene encoding serine protease 27-like, protein MAKFQLLWASAGVIVLLCGGCHSLLPACGQAPKNTRIVGGQNASPGSWPWFASIKTDGRPFCGGSLITNQWVLTAAHCLGSRDDLLTTMVSLGSQSQTVINFNEVRTTLESIVCHPSFEFLTNDNDICLLKLSSPVNFTDYIYPVCLASAGSTFHTGVNSWVTGFGSTDPSSPFGVEILQEVNVPIVGNNECRCAYPQITDNVICAGLREGGKDACQGDSGGPMVTKDGSIWVQSGIVSFGEGCARPNTPGGYARVSQYQEWISNVTGTSRPGFVTYTSPGVDSDLNLNCSDVRLTTKPTPTTAQPVTEGPTPDGSVFSSGESMIHFSHFSPLGLLLVSLYVLVRQV, encoded by the exons ATGGCTAAATTCCAACTTCTGTGGGCTTCAGCCGGGGTGATCGTTCTCTTGTGCGGAG GGTGTCATTCACTGCTGCCAG CTTGCGGCCAGGCTCCAAAGAACACCAGGATTGTTGGAGGTCAAAATGCGTCTCCGGGAAGTTGGCCCTGGTTTGCAAGTATTAAGACTGACGGCCGTCCCTTCTGTGGAGGATCACTAATTACCAATCAGTGGGTGCTGACAGCGGCACACTGCCTGGGCAG TAGGGATGACCTCCTTACCACAATGGTTTCTCTGGGCAGCCAAAGCCAGACGGTTATAAACTTCAACGAAGTGCGGACGACTCTCGAGAGCATCGTGTGTCATCCGTCATTCGAGTTCCTGACCAACGATAACGACATATGTCTCCTGAAGCTGTCCTCTCCGGTGAACTTCACCGACTACATATACCCGGTGTGCTTGGCCTCGGCAGGGAGCACCTTCCACACCGGGGTCAACAGCTGGGTGACTGGGTTTGGTAGCACTGACCCCA GTTCGCCTTTCGGAGTTGAGATCCTGCAGGAAGTGAACGTACCAATCGTTGGAAACAATGAGTGCAGGTGCGCCTATCCTCAAATCACAGATAACGTGATCTGTGCTGGgctcagagagggggggaaggaTGCGTGTCAG GGAGACTCGGGGGGCCCAATGGTGACCAAAGATGGTTCCATTTGGGTCCAGAGTGGAATCGTGAGCTTTGGCGAAGGCTGCGCCAGGCCCAACACCCCTGGAGGCTACGCCCGCGTGTCCCAGTACCAGGAATGGATCTCCAACGTTACCGGTACCAGCCGACCAGGCTTCGTCACCTACACATCGCCTGGAGTGGACAGCGACCTAAATTTGAACTGTTCTGACGTAAGACTCACAACCAAACCAACCCCAACCACCGCGCAGCCAGTCACAGAAGGCCCTACGCCTGATGGAAGTGTGTTCTCCAGTGGTGAAAGCATGATCCATTTCTCCCACTTCAGCCCACTTGGTCTCTTGCTGGTTTCCCTGTATGTGCTGGTCCGTCAGGTCTAA